The DNA region CCGCGATCACGTCGGCATCCCGACTGGCGAACGCCTCACGCAGCACCGTGCCCTGTGCGGTGGCGAAGTGGGTGCTGTGGGTGCCGTCCGCGATGTCGAGCGCACGTCGGTAATCGACGACGGCGCGGGCTCCGGCGGTGCTGAAGCCACCGCCGGTGAAGGCGATGCCGCCGAGACGGAGCGCGCCGGGTGCGGAGAACGAGATGCGGTACATCGTGTAGGCGGTGGTGTTCGCGAACGAGAAGACCCGCCCGGTGCCGCGCTCCGGGAACGTCTCCCCGGTGCGCGTGTCGAGCGTCTTCCAGCCGAGCCCGTCGTCCGAGCCGGAGACCGTCCAGTCCCGCGGATCCTGTTCCGGCGCGTCGGGAGCACTCGTGAGCACGTAGCCGTTCAGGGCGAGCTTGGCGCTGAGCTCGACCTGCCAGACCGCCCCTGACCCGGTCGACGGAACCGCCCAGACGGTCGCGGGGTCGGCGTCCACGGTGCCGACGAGGGAGTCGGCGTGGCCGCTGGGCGACGACACGTAGACGGCGCTCCCCTGTGCGAGGTCGACCCCGCCGAGCGCGACCTCGGCGACCTGGAAGTGACTGACCCCCGCCTTCGGCGCGAAGACGAAGCGGTAGTGCGCGTACGCCGTCGTGTTCGCGAACGAGAAGCTCTTGGTCTGGAGCCGCTGCGGGAACGGCGCTTCAGCCCGCGTGTCGAGCGCGACCCAGGCCGCTCCATCGGCAGACCCTTCGAACCGCCAGTCCTGCGGATCGCGGGCGGGGACGTCGTTCGCGCTCGTGAGCGCGTAGGAGGAGACGGCGACCGGCTCCGCGAGATCGGCCTGCCAGATCACCTCGGCGGGCGGCGCGATCAGACACCACTTCGTGGCCGGATTCCCGTCGAAGGTCTTCTCGACGCTCTCGCCACCCGATACCTCGTACGGGCCTCCCGGCGAGCTCACGACGGTGCGTGCGCCGAACGCGACGGTCACCTCGCCGAAGTCGCGGAACGAACCGAAACCGGTGACGCTGGTGTCGTACGCTCCGTCGGGCTGGCCGGCGAGCGCGTTGTCATAGTCGTTGACGCCGCCCCACAGGCTCTGCTCGCTGAACTGGATCACTTCGGCGTCCGGGTTCCCGAACAACTTCGCGCCGAGGCGCGCGTTGCCGATGGGGAGCGCCTGCGTCTCCCAGCTCGTCGCCGGGGTCGCGTACCAGAGGGCGTACGGCGAGAGCTGCGGACGCGGGATCGCACCGGCGGGGACGGCGCGCAGAGCGGCGTCCACCGAGAATGCGTTCGCAGCCGCAGGCCGAGCGGCCAGGAATTGAGGGACGAGCGGGGCGAGGAGGGCGAGGCCGCCCACCTGCAGCGCCTGTCGGCGGGAAATGGGGTCCATCATCACAGCAAACCTCCGGAGCATCGTTGATCATCTGGGGCCGTGCGGTCTCGCAACCGGTCGTGGATGCGGGGCGCGTCAAAAGTCAGTGTCCGACACGAGACATCGGATGTCTAGAGACGATTGTCCAGAGGGTACGCCGAAAGTACCGGAGATCCGCGCGATTCAGAACGCCTGACGCGCTCTTTAATCGGATGTTAGATGGTCCCGTCGACGAGCAGATCCGCCGCTCCTGCGGAGCGCGTCAGGAGGACGCCGGGCGGCCGGAAGCCTCGGAGTCAGGGCTCTCCCCGTCGGGCTCCGGGTCGTACAGCACCGGACGATCGATCGTCTTGGTGACGTCGGACGGATCGACGGCGAGGATGAGCATCGCCAGGATCAGCAGCGTCACGATGAACGCCCCGCCGCCGACGACGAGCCCCAGCGCGATCGGGGTCAGCCCGTCGTAGGTGCCGTCGGCGATCGACGCGTTCACGCGTGCGGTGAAGGCTCCGGTCGAGACCAGGGTGACGACCATGGCGAAGACGCCGCAGCCGAGCGCGATGAGGAGCAGGTGCAGGGGCCGCAGAATGTCCCGGCGGGTGGGCTTCTCGTCGCTCATCGCTCTCCTCCATGCTCCGCGGGGGCGGCGCTGTCGTTCGATTCGGACACCGTGGCGACGGCATCGACCTGCTTCGGCGTGAGGCCGGCGATGCCGAGGAAGACCGCGACGATCGCCGCATACCCGCCGAACATGCCGACGCCGAGGATGATCCCGGAGAGGACGAACGTGCCGGCCTTGTCGATCGTGTACTCCTGCAGGAACCCGGCCGGGATCAGCAGCAGGGCCACGCCGAGCAGAACGCCCAGGCCCCCGACGGTGATCGCATCGCGCGACAGCATGCCGCCGGTGCGCCGGGAGCGGATGCCGGCGAGCAGCTCGATGCCGCCGCTGACGATGGCCCAGGAGGAGACGATGATGAAGAACAGGTCGTCGGAACGCCACACCGGGATTCCGCTCACCATGCCGGCGACGACGCCGACCGCGGCGAGCAGGACGTACGACCAGCGTGAGCCGGCGGGGAGCACCAGCCAGGCGGCGAGCACCTGGACGAGAGCGGTGATGAAGACGAAGCCGCTGAACACGGACAGGCCGACGGCGGCGGAGTGATCAGACGAGAACGTGATCATCAGTGCAGCGACTGCGGCGAACAGGGCGCGCAGCAATTGCACGTGGCGCATGGTGAATGCGCGAGCAGGGGCAGACATGACGGTCCAGAGTCCTCCGGGGTGTTGCTCCCAGTCTACGCGGGGCGGCGGAGCCGCAACGCCGGGAGCCCTGCGGAGGGAGGATTCGTGAAGCCCGGCTGATCTCCCCAGATCGATTGCCGGGCTTCACGACATACGCAGCAAGGGGGGCATCACTGCGTCAGGCCGGTGATCGCAGGGTCGGGCACCCTGCCTGCGAAGACGGCCAAGTGACCCCACATGCCCACCCGGTCCCCTGAGGTACGCGCGTGCGGTCGTATGCTCACTCTAAGGCGCTGATCTTCACATACCGGAGGGGATCTGTGATGAGTTTCGAAGATGACGCGCGCAGAGCCGAACCCGATGACTTCGCGAACGCCCTGCGCGACGCGATAAACGCGAAGCCGGTGACGCTGTCGTGGCTGCAGCGTCAGCTCAAGGCGCGCGGGAACCGCGTGTCCATGGCCACGCTGAGCTACTGGCGATCCGGCGCGCGACGGCCGGAGGGGGCGCAGTCGCTCGCCGCGCTCAGCGACATCGAGGAACTCCTCGGACTCGACACGGGGGCGCTGAGCAGACTGCTCCGATCGACGAACCGCACAGGTCCGCTCGGACCCAACCAGTTCCCGATCGACGAGGAAGAGCTCGAGTTGGCGGTGATCGACGCCTTCCGCGCGCTCGGCGCCTCCTACCCCGACACCTCCCGCGAGCTCACGACGCATTCGGTGACCGATGTCGGCGCGGACGGCAACGTCGCATTCAGCATCACGCGCAGCATCGTGCAGTCCACGGTCGGCACGATCACGGCGATCCCCTTCCTCGAGATCACCCCCGGGGTGCGCACCCCCGCACCTCTGCTGAAGGCGGTGGCAGGGGGCCGGATCGCCGCGCGCTACTCCCACCCCGACGGCGAGGTGCACGGGGTGCTGTTCGAGCTCGATGTGCCGCTGACCGCGCCGGAGACGGCGATGGTGGAGTGGTCGGTGGAGTACCCGCCCGACTACCCCGCGACGCGCGACACCGGCCACGCCCTGGCGCAGAAGGCCAGAGAGCTGCTGGTGTGGACACGCTTCCATCCGGACGCGATCCCTGACTGGTGCGAGGAGCACCTCGAGACACCGGACGGCGTCATCATGACGCCGCTGCCGCCGCCCCGGGGAACGTCGGTGCATCTGGTGCGCCGGGCTTTCGGCCCCGGCGCCCTCGGACTGCACTGGGGCTATGGCCCCCGGGAGGATCAGCCAGGCTGATCTCCGGTCGCGACCGGTCGGCCAGGGGTGTTCGACCACTGGCTCCACGACCCGGGGAAGACCTTCGCCTCGATGCCGACCTCATGCAGGACCAGGGCGGTGTGCGCGGCCGTCACGCCGGAACCGCAATATGCCGCGACGGCCGTGCCCGGCGTGACGCCGACCTCGGCGAAGTTCGCCAGCACGGTCTCCCGGTCGAGGATGCGGCCTGTGGCGTCCAGATGCAGCAGGGTGGGCAGGTTGCGTGCGCCGGGGATGTGTCCTGCCGCGGGATCGAGCGGCTCGGTCTCGCCGCGGTAGCGTTCGGGGGCCCGCACATCCACCAGGACACCGGATGCCGGGAACGCGGCGGCCTCGTCGATCGTCAGCGCATCCGCACCGATCTCCGTGAGGACGACATCGCCAGGATCCGGCGCCACATCATCGGTCGCGACGGCGAAGCCCTCATCCTTCCACCCGCGGATGCCGCCAGCGAGCACCCGCACATCGACGCCGGCCTGACGCAGCAGCCACCAGGCACGGGCGGCCGCGATCCCCTTGAAGTCGTCGTAGGCGACCACCGTGTCGCCCGCACGCACGCCCCACCGACGCGCCGCGTCCTGGAGGGTGGCCGTCGACGGCAACGGGTGCCGTCCCTCCGACGGCTCGCCATGGGTGGAGAGCTCGGTGTCGAGCGCGGCGAACACGGCGCCCGGGATGTGCCCGGTGAGGTAGTCGTCGTGCCCGGCCTCCGGACGATCCAGGCGCCACCGCACGTCGATCACGCGCACCGGTGCACCCCGGGTCAGCAGGTCGTTCAGTTCGACGGCACTCACGAAGTCGCTCATGCTGCGAGGCTACCGAGTCGGCGGCGGCGTCCGGTGCGCCATCGTCTTCTTCCGTCACGATCCGGGCGACGGGTCCGGCGCACTAGGCTCGATCCGGCAACGTCGAGAAAGGGCCAACGATGCCCTCTCGTCTCCGCTGGATGCGGTTCCGACCGCAGGAAGCCGCGCTCATCGCGATCACCGCCGTCTGGGGCGGCACGTTCCTGCTCGTGCATTGGGCGATGGAGCACTCCGGACCCTGGTTCTTCGTCGGCATCCGGTTCCTCATCGCGGGACTGATCAGCGTCGTGATCTTCCGACGCGTGCTGCGCGGCATCCGCTGGCGCGATGTCGGCGCGGGCGTCGCGATCGGGGTGATGATCTACCTCGGCTACGGCCTCCAGACGCTGGGGCTGCAGACCATCGACAGCAGCACCTCGGCCTTCATCACCGCGATGTACGTGCCGCTGGTGCCGCTGGCGCAGTGGGCCGTGTTCCGCAAGCGCCCGCCCGCCATGGCGTTCGTCGGGGCGGGTCTGGCCTTCGTCGGGCTGCTGTTCATCGCCGGCCCCGATGCCTTCGCGCTGACTCTCGGCGCGGGCGAGATCGCGACCATGATCAGCACGCTGCCGATCGCCGCCGAGATCATCCTGATCAGCCTCTTCGCCGGGAAGATCGACCTCGGACGCATCACCGTGGTGCAGCTGCTCACCGCGGGAGTGCTGGGACTGCTCACGATGCCGGTGGTCGGCGAGGACGTGCCGGAGTTCTCGTGGATCTGGGTCGGCTGTGCGGTCGGCCTGGGAGCGGCGAGCTGCCTGATCCAGTTGACGATGAACTGGGCCCAGAAGTCGGTCTCCCCCACCCGCGCGACGATCATCTACGCCGGGGAACCGGTGTGGGCAGGAGTCATCGGACGCATCGCCGGTGAACGCCTGCCCGCCACCGCGCTGATCGGAGGGGCGCTCGTGGTGCTCGGCATCCTCGCGAGCGAGTTGAGGGTCGTGCGGCGCAGGGCACAGCCACACACATCGCCGCAGGCTCGGGAGGAGAACCACGCCATGGGCGGAGAATCTCCTGTCGAATCTCCGCCCGACACGGAGATCTCCGCCCGCCGCGAGGTCACACCGTGAGCAGCACCTTCGTGGCGCGGCGCTCGTCCATGGCCCGATAGCCCTCGGCGGCTTCTTCGAGCGGAAGGGTGAGGTCGAACACCTTGCCCGGGTCGATCTTCCGGTCCCAGATGAGCTGGATCAGCTCGGGGAGGAAGCGCCGCACGGGCGCGGGTCCGCCGTGCAGGTGCACGCCGGAGTAGAACAGCTCCTCGCCGGGCAGCGCCACGTCGTGAGAGACGCCGACGAAGCCGACGTGGCCACCGGGGCGGGTGGAGCGGATCGCCTGCATCATCGACTCCTGGGTGCCGACGGCCTCGATCACCGAATGCGCACCGAGACCGTTCGTGAGTTCCTTGATGCGGGCCACTCCCTCATCCCCGCGTTCGGAGACGATGTCGGTCGCGCCGAACTCGCGCGCCAGCGCCTGCCGATCGGCGTGCCGGCTCATCGCGATGATGCGCTCGGCACCGAGCTCCCGTGCGGCGAGGATCCCGAGGAGCCCGACCGCGCCGTCGCCGACCACGGCGACGGTCTTCCCCGGTCCGACCTCGGCGGCCACGGCTGCGAACCATCCCGTGCCGAGGACGTCGGACGCGGCGAGCAGTGAGGGGATCAGATCGGCGTCGGGCCGGCCGGGCGTGACGACCAGCGTGCCGTCGGCGTGCGGGACGAGCGAGTACTCGGCCTGCGTGCCGTAGCGCCCCATCGGCACCACGTGCACGCAGCGGGACTGGTACCCCGCCTGACAGATCTCGCACGTGTTGTCCGACGCCATGAAGGATCCGACGACGAAGTCGCCGACCCGCAGCGTCTGCACTTCGGTGCCGATCTCCTCGACCACGCCGACATACTCGTGCCCCATCGGCGCGTGGTCGACGTCGTTGGCACCGCGGTAGGGCCACAGGTCCGAGCCGCAGATGCAGGTCGCGGCGATGCGGATCACCGCATCGGTCGGCCGGGAGATGGTGGGCTTCTCGCGCTCTTCGACCCGGACGTCTCCGGGGGCGTGCATGACTACTCCGCGCATTCGTGTTGCTCCTTCTGTCGCGTGGACTCCAGTCCACACCGAATCCCTCGCGGATGGGAGGTTCTGACGGAGCCCCTCCGAAATCCTGGGATCCGGGAATAGTCCGCCGAACGCCGCGT from Microbacterium sp. SY138 includes:
- a CDS encoding sulfurtransferase, with product MSDFVSAVELNDLLTRGAPVRVIDVRWRLDRPEAGHDDYLTGHIPGAVFAALDTELSTHGEPSEGRHPLPSTATLQDAARRWGVRAGDTVVAYDDFKGIAAARAWWLLRQAGVDVRVLAGGIRGWKDEGFAVATDDVAPDPGDVVLTEIGADALTIDEAAAFPASGVLVDVRAPERYRGETEPLDPAAGHIPGARNLPTLLHLDATGRILDRETVLANFAEVGVTPGTAVAAYCGSGVTAAHTALVLHEVGIEAKVFPGSWSQWSNTPGRPVATGDQPG
- a CDS encoding DMT family transporter, yielding MPSRLRWMRFRPQEAALIAITAVWGGTFLLVHWAMEHSGPWFFVGIRFLIAGLISVVIFRRVLRGIRWRDVGAGVAIGVMIYLGYGLQTLGLQTIDSSTSAFITAMYVPLVPLAQWAVFRKRPPAMAFVGAGLAFVGLLFIAGPDAFALTLGAGEIATMISTLPIAAEIILISLFAGKIDLGRITVVQLLTAGVLGLLTMPVVGEDVPEFSWIWVGCAVGLGAASCLIQLTMNWAQKSVSPTRATIIYAGEPVWAGVIGRIAGERLPATALIGGALVVLGILASELRVVRRRAQPHTSPQAREENHAMGGESPVESPPDTEISARREVTP
- a CDS encoding zinc-dependent alcohol dehydrogenase family protein produces the protein MRGVVMHAPGDVRVEEREKPTISRPTDAVIRIAATCICGSDLWPYRGANDVDHAPMGHEYVGVVEEIGTEVQTLRVGDFVVGSFMASDNTCEICQAGYQSRCVHVVPMGRYGTQAEYSLVPHADGTLVVTPGRPDADLIPSLLAASDVLGTGWFAAVAAEVGPGKTVAVVGDGAVGLLGILAARELGAERIIAMSRHADRQALAREFGATDIVSERGDEGVARIKELTNGLGAHSVIEAVGTQESMMQAIRSTRPGGHVGFVGVSHDVALPGEELFYSGVHLHGGPAPVRRFLPELIQLIWDRKIDPGKVFDLTLPLEEAAEGYRAMDERRATKVLLTV